Proteins co-encoded in one Astatotilapia calliptera chromosome 18, fAstCal1.2, whole genome shotgun sequence genomic window:
- the mpz gene encoding myelin protein P0 isoform X3 produces the protein MLTFLALTSVAFLGIVPEQSQAIAIYTGWERHALVGSDIRLSCSFFSWRWTSEDVTFSWTYRPDGSRDSISIFHYTGGAAYVDNKGPFRDRLEFVGNPGRRDGSILLKNLELNDNGTFTCDAKNPPDIVGRPSSVRLLVFEKVPIQAGVITGAIIGVVLGLLVLIVVIYYLMRFLVARRVFSLSVSKHGKKKKEGSQQRQLWTPPPLTCYPLP, from the exons ATGCTGACGTTTTTGGCGCTGACGTCGGTTGCCTTCCTGGGaatag TGCCTGAGCAGTCCCAGGCCATAGCGATTTACACTGGCTGGGAGCGGCACGCCTTGGTGGGCTCTGACATCCGACTCTCCTGTTCTTTCTTCTCCTGGCGCTGGACCTCGGAGGACGTCACCTTCTCCTGGACATACAGGCCCGATGGCTCACGGGACTCCATCTCT ATCTTCCACTACACTGGTGGTGCTGCCTACGTTGACAACAAGGGTCCCTTTAGAGACAGACTGGAGTTTGTGGGAAACCCAGGTCGCCGTGACGGATCCATCCTGCTCAAAAACCTGGAGCTCAATGACAACGGCACCTTCACCTGTGACGCCAAGAACCCCCCTGACATAGTGGGCCGGCCTTCCAGTGTCCGACTGCTGGTGTTTGAGAAAG TGCCCATCCAGGCTGGCGTGATCACAGGAGCTATCATCGGGGTGGTCCTGGGCCTGCTGGTGCTCATCGTGGTCATCTACTACCTGATGAGGTTCCTGGTGGCACGCCGAGTCTTCAGCCTCAGTGTCAG CAAACAtggcaagaaaaagaaagagggttCACAGCAGAGACAG CTCTGGACACCGCCCCCCCTCACTTGCTACCCCCTCCCCTAA
- the mpz gene encoding myelin protein P0 isoform X1 gives MLTFLALTSVAFLGIVPEQSQAIAIYTGWERHALVGSDIRLSCSFFSWRWTSEDVTFSWTYRPDGSRDSISIFHYTGGAAYVDNKGPFRDRLEFVGNPGRRDGSILLKNLELNDNGTFTCDAKNPPDIVGRPSSVRLLVFEKVPIQAGVITGAIIGVVLGLLVLIVVIYYLMRFLVARRVFSLSVSKHGKKKKEGSQQRQGPVPPADPSKVKAATSEKKKQESRKDKK, from the exons ATGCTGACGTTTTTGGCGCTGACGTCGGTTGCCTTCCTGGGaatag TGCCTGAGCAGTCCCAGGCCATAGCGATTTACACTGGCTGGGAGCGGCACGCCTTGGTGGGCTCTGACATCCGACTCTCCTGTTCTTTCTTCTCCTGGCGCTGGACCTCGGAGGACGTCACCTTCTCCTGGACATACAGGCCCGATGGCTCACGGGACTCCATCTCT ATCTTCCACTACACTGGTGGTGCTGCCTACGTTGACAACAAGGGTCCCTTTAGAGACAGACTGGAGTTTGTGGGAAACCCAGGTCGCCGTGACGGATCCATCCTGCTCAAAAACCTGGAGCTCAATGACAACGGCACCTTCACCTGTGACGCCAAGAACCCCCCTGACATAGTGGGCCGGCCTTCCAGTGTCCGACTGCTGGTGTTTGAGAAAG TGCCCATCCAGGCTGGCGTGATCACAGGAGCTATCATCGGGGTGGTCCTGGGCCTGCTGGTGCTCATCGTGGTCATCTACTACCTGATGAGGTTCCTGGTGGCACGCCGAGTCTTCAGCCTCAGTGTCAG CAAACAtggcaagaaaaagaaagagggttCACAGCAGAGACAG GGCCCTGTGCCTCCCGCCGACCCCTCCAAGGTGAAGGCGGCCACCTCGgaaaagaagaagcaggagtCACGCAAGGATAAGAAATAG
- the mpz gene encoding myelin protein P0 isoform X2, producing the protein MLTFLALTSVAFLGIVPEQSQAIAIYTGWERHALVGSDIRLSCSFFSWRWTSEDVTFSWTYRPDGSRDSISIFHYTGGAAYVDNKGPFRDRLEFVGNPGRRDGSILLKNLELNDNGTFTCDAKNPPDIVGRPSSVRLLVFEKVPIQAGVITGAIIGVVLGLLVLIVVIYYLMRFLVARRVFSLSVSKHGKKKKEGSQQRQGPVPPADPSKIKV; encoded by the exons ATGCTGACGTTTTTGGCGCTGACGTCGGTTGCCTTCCTGGGaatag TGCCTGAGCAGTCCCAGGCCATAGCGATTTACACTGGCTGGGAGCGGCACGCCTTGGTGGGCTCTGACATCCGACTCTCCTGTTCTTTCTTCTCCTGGCGCTGGACCTCGGAGGACGTCACCTTCTCCTGGACATACAGGCCCGATGGCTCACGGGACTCCATCTCT ATCTTCCACTACACTGGTGGTGCTGCCTACGTTGACAACAAGGGTCCCTTTAGAGACAGACTGGAGTTTGTGGGAAACCCAGGTCGCCGTGACGGATCCATCCTGCTCAAAAACCTGGAGCTCAATGACAACGGCACCTTCACCTGTGACGCCAAGAACCCCCCTGACATAGTGGGCCGGCCTTCCAGTGTCCGACTGCTGGTGTTTGAGAAAG TGCCCATCCAGGCTGGCGTGATCACAGGAGCTATCATCGGGGTGGTCCTGGGCCTGCTGGTGCTCATCGTGGTCATCTACTACCTGATGAGGTTCCTGGTGGCACGCCGAGTCTTCAGCCTCAGTGTCAG CAAACAtggcaagaaaaagaaagagggttCACAGCAGAGACAG GGCCCTGTGCCTCCCGCCGACCCCTCCAAG ATAAAGGTCTGA
- the mpz gene encoding myelin protein P0 isoform X4, with product MLTFLALTSVAFLGIVPEQSQAIAIYTGWERHALVGSDIRLSCSFFSWRWTSEDVTFSWTYRPDGSRDSISIFHYTGGAAYVDNKGPFRDRLEFVGNPGRRDGSILLKNLELNDNGTFTCDAKNPPDIVGRPSSVRLLVFEKVPIQAGVITGAIIGVVLGLLVLIVVIYYLMRFLVARRVFSLSVSKHGKKKKEGSQQRQIKV from the exons ATGCTGACGTTTTTGGCGCTGACGTCGGTTGCCTTCCTGGGaatag TGCCTGAGCAGTCCCAGGCCATAGCGATTTACACTGGCTGGGAGCGGCACGCCTTGGTGGGCTCTGACATCCGACTCTCCTGTTCTTTCTTCTCCTGGCGCTGGACCTCGGAGGACGTCACCTTCTCCTGGACATACAGGCCCGATGGCTCACGGGACTCCATCTCT ATCTTCCACTACACTGGTGGTGCTGCCTACGTTGACAACAAGGGTCCCTTTAGAGACAGACTGGAGTTTGTGGGAAACCCAGGTCGCCGTGACGGATCCATCCTGCTCAAAAACCTGGAGCTCAATGACAACGGCACCTTCACCTGTGACGCCAAGAACCCCCCTGACATAGTGGGCCGGCCTTCCAGTGTCCGACTGCTGGTGTTTGAGAAAG TGCCCATCCAGGCTGGCGTGATCACAGGAGCTATCATCGGGGTGGTCCTGGGCCTGCTGGTGCTCATCGTGGTCATCTACTACCTGATGAGGTTCCTGGTGGCACGCCGAGTCTTCAGCCTCAGTGTCAG CAAACAtggcaagaaaaagaaagagggttCACAGCAGAGACAG ATAAAGGTCTGA